The following proteins are encoded in a genomic region of Rhizobium sp. ZPR4:
- a CDS encoding GlxA family transcriptional regulator has translation MQTSANETLDIDLLILPETNLILIASVIEPLRGANRISGAELYRWRLFTPDGLPAETTSLIPVPACSSFRPTSDTAPLFVLASYNWRRSATQALKMQLSQTARHRSMVAGIESGTWLLAEASLLDNVSAAVHWEDYDDFALAYPQVQAVRDRYVIDGKRITTAGSLPTVDLMLELIRRRQGYSLALEVSRLFIYEPASTQSAAELSPSTAGLRMRDPRVAQAIRLMEDHIEQPLVLTRLARRIGVSARHLQALFQESIGAPPHVHYLALRLNAARRKVIETKASFAEIAAATGFNSASAFSRSYRASFSESPSGTRRRLRRRSMAAAEPT, from the coding sequence ATGCAGACATCGGCCAACGAGACACTCGACATCGACCTTTTGATCCTTCCGGAGACGAACCTGATCCTGATCGCGTCGGTGATCGAGCCGCTGCGCGGTGCCAACCGTATTTCCGGAGCCGAGCTTTATCGCTGGCGTCTCTTCACGCCGGATGGATTGCCCGCGGAAACGACCAGCCTTATCCCGGTGCCGGCGTGCTCCAGCTTCCGGCCGACCTCGGATACCGCGCCGCTTTTCGTGCTCGCCAGCTACAATTGGCGGCGCAGCGCGACGCAGGCGCTGAAGATGCAGCTGTCGCAAACCGCACGCCACCGCTCGATGGTCGCCGGCATCGAGTCCGGTACCTGGCTGCTTGCCGAGGCGAGCCTGCTCGACAATGTCTCTGCTGCCGTCCATTGGGAGGACTACGACGATTTCGCGCTTGCCTATCCGCAGGTACAGGCGGTCAGGGACCGTTACGTGATCGACGGCAAGCGGATTACCACGGCGGGTTCGTTGCCGACGGTCGATCTGATGCTGGAGCTTATCCGGCGGCGGCAAGGCTATTCGCTTGCGCTCGAGGTCAGCCGCCTGTTCATCTACGAGCCGGCGAGCACGCAGAGCGCGGCGGAGCTTTCACCATCGACGGCCGGTCTGCGTATGCGCGATCCGCGCGTGGCCCAGGCGATCCGTCTGATGGAGGATCATATCGAGCAGCCGCTGGTGCTTACGCGCCTTGCCCGCCGCATCGGCGTCAGCGCGCGTCATTTGCAGGCGCTTTTCCAGGAGAGCATCGGTGCGCCGCCGCATGTGCACTATCTGGCGCTGAGGCTCAATGCGGCGCGGCGCAAGGTCATCGAGACGAAGGCCTCGTTCGCTGAGATCGCGGCTGCGACAGGCTTCAACTCAGCGTCGGCCTTTTCCCGCAGCTATCGCGCCAGCTTTTCGGAAAGCCCATCCGGCACGCGCCGCAGGCTGCGTCGACGCTCTATGGCTGCAGCAGAGCCGACATAG
- a CDS encoding ABC transporter permease yields the protein MRLRDIPITAWIGIIGILIAFVCAIFAPWIAPYGETEVVGNVWQPADAQYFFGLDNLGRDILSRLIYGTRTTLFVALAATIISFSLGIILSFTAAVSRGWIDTIFSRFNDLMMSIPTLIFALVVLAVLPQNLIVLILVMAILDSTRVYRLGRAVALDVAVMEFVEAAKLRGEGKIWIIFREILPNTLSPLLAEFGLRFAFSILFLSTLSFLGLGIQPPAADWGGMVKDNKDGIIFGISAALVPGSAIAALAICVNLVVDWLLRRTSSLKGGRGDA from the coding sequence ATGAGATTGAGAGATATCCCCATCACCGCCTGGATCGGCATCATCGGTATCCTGATCGCCTTCGTCTGCGCGATCTTCGCCCCCTGGATCGCCCCTTACGGCGAGACGGAAGTCGTCGGCAACGTCTGGCAGCCCGCCGATGCGCAATATTTCTTTGGCCTCGACAATCTCGGCCGCGATATCCTGTCGCGTCTCATCTACGGCACCCGCACGACGCTCTTCGTCGCTCTGGCGGCGACGATCATCTCCTTCTCGCTCGGCATCATCCTGAGTTTCACCGCCGCCGTCTCGCGCGGATGGATCGACACGATCTTTTCGCGCTTCAACGACCTGATGATGTCGATCCCGACACTGATCTTCGCGCTCGTCGTGCTCGCCGTGCTACCGCAAAACCTGATCGTGCTGATCCTCGTCATGGCCATCCTCGATTCCACCCGCGTCTACCGCCTCGGTCGCGCTGTGGCACTTGATGTTGCGGTCATGGAGTTCGTGGAAGCGGCCAAGCTGCGCGGCGAAGGCAAGATCTGGATCATCTTCCGCGAGATCTTGCCGAATACGCTATCGCCGCTGCTGGCGGAATTCGGGTTGCGCTTTGCCTTCTCGATCCTGTTCCTCTCCACCCTGTCCTTCCTCGGCCTCGGCATCCAGCCGCCGGCGGCCGACTGGGGCGGCATGGTGAAGGACAACAAGGACGGCATCATCTTCGGCATTTCCGCCGCCCTCGTGCCGGGTTCCGCCATCGCGGCGCTGGCAATCTGTGTCAATCTGGTGGTCGACTGGCTGTTAAGGCGCACCTCCAGCCTCAAGGGAGGGCGTGGCGATGCCTGA
- a CDS encoding acetate--CoA ligase family protein yields MTPRSLDRLIRPRTIAVFGGREARRVIEQCDLMGFAGEIWPVHPTQESVLGRRCYRSVADLPGAPDAAFVGVNRALTIDIIRNLAARRAGGAVCYASGFSEAVAELADGADLQRALVEAAGNMPIVGPNCYGMINGLDGALLWPDQHGIVRTERGVAILTQSSNIAINLSMQRRGLPISYLMTAGNQAQTSLSNLAQAVLEDPRVTAVGLHIEGFGDIRALEALAMRARELKKPVVALKIGKSEQAQRATVSHTASLAGSDAVAGAVLDRLGIGRVATLPELIETLKLLHVAGPLESNAISSMSCSGGEASLMADAAVGRNVEFRALKPEQLPALRASLGQMVTLSNPLDYHTFVWGDLARQTAAFSAMFAGGYALNLLVLDFPREDRCDGADWMITVSAVTAAAKQTGARAGILATLPENMPEAIATQLIEAGMVPLCGISEALAAADIASGIADAWKKPQPFPLVSARPGAGEVETLTEAEAKAELAASGLVVPLGKTAQTASEAADRAEQLGFPVALKALGVEHKSEVGAVKLNLWDRNAVIDAAESMAGVARGFLVERMVDRPIAELIVGAVRDPVVGLTLTVGAGGILVELLEDSVVLPLPATKAEVLERISRLKIRKLIEGYRGNKGSSLEIVADAVLSAAEYVVKNAAKLEELDINPLMVLAESRGVVAADALIRRRR; encoded by the coding sequence ATGACACCGCGCTCGCTCGACCGCCTGATCCGACCCAGAACCATCGCCGTTTTCGGCGGCAGAGAGGCACGACGCGTCATCGAGCAATGCGACCTCATGGGATTTGCCGGTGAAATCTGGCCGGTGCATCCGACGCAGGAAAGTGTGCTCGGTCGCCGTTGCTATCGATCGGTGGCGGATCTGCCTGGCGCGCCCGACGCCGCCTTTGTCGGCGTCAACCGGGCGCTGACCATCGATATCATCCGCAACCTTGCAGCAAGGCGCGCCGGCGGCGCCGTCTGCTATGCCTCAGGCTTCAGCGAGGCGGTCGCGGAACTGGCTGACGGCGCGGATTTGCAGCGCGCGCTGGTCGAAGCGGCTGGTAACATGCCGATCGTTGGGCCAAATTGCTACGGCATGATCAACGGCCTCGACGGTGCCCTGCTCTGGCCCGATCAGCACGGCATTGTTAGGACCGAGCGCGGCGTTGCGATCCTTACGCAATCCTCCAATATAGCCATCAATCTCAGCATGCAGAGGCGCGGCCTGCCCATCAGCTATCTGATGACCGCAGGCAATCAGGCCCAGACCAGCCTTTCGAACCTTGCCCAAGCGGTCCTTGAAGACCCCCGCGTCACCGCGGTCGGCCTGCATATCGAAGGCTTTGGCGATATCCGGGCGCTGGAAGCCCTTGCCATGCGCGCCCGAGAGCTGAAGAAGCCGGTCGTAGCACTGAAGATTGGCAAATCCGAACAGGCGCAGCGCGCCACCGTTTCGCATACGGCCTCGCTTGCCGGCAGCGATGCGGTGGCCGGTGCCGTTCTCGACCGTCTCGGCATCGGCCGCGTCGCGACACTGCCGGAACTCATCGAAACGCTGAAACTGCTGCATGTCGCGGGTCCGCTTGAGAGCAATGCGATCTCCTCGATGAGCTGTTCGGGCGGCGAGGCCTCCCTGATGGCCGATGCTGCCGTCGGCAGGAATGTCGAATTTCGTGCCCTGAAGCCCGAACAGCTTCCGGCCCTGCGCGCAAGCCTCGGCCAGATGGTGACGCTCTCCAATCCCCTCGATTATCACACCTTCGTCTGGGGCGATCTGGCACGACAGACGGCGGCTTTCAGCGCCATGTTCGCCGGCGGCTATGCCCTCAATCTGCTTGTCCTCGATTTCCCGCGTGAAGATCGCTGCGACGGCGCGGACTGGATGATCACGGTTTCCGCCGTTACTGCTGCCGCCAAGCAGACCGGCGCTCGCGCCGGCATTCTGGCGACGCTGCCGGAAAACATGCCCGAGGCGATCGCCACCCAACTGATCGAAGCCGGCATGGTGCCGCTCTGCGGCATCAGCGAGGCGCTGGCGGCGGCAGATATTGCGAGCGGCATCGCCGATGCCTGGAAGAAGCCGCAGCCATTTCCGCTTGTCAGCGCACGCCCCGGGGCGGGTGAAGTCGAGACCTTGACCGAGGCCGAAGCCAAGGCCGAGCTCGCAGCCTCAGGCCTTGTGGTCCCCCTCGGCAAGACCGCTCAAACCGCAAGCGAGGCAGCCGACCGCGCGGAGCAACTCGGTTTCCCTGTTGCGCTCAAGGCGCTCGGCGTCGAGCACAAGTCCGAAGTCGGCGCCGTCAAGCTCAACCTATGGGATAGGAATGCCGTCATAGATGCGGCCGAAAGCATGGCAGGTGTCGCTCGTGGCTTCCTCGTCGAACGGATGGTCGATCGTCCTATTGCGGAGCTCATCGTCGGTGCCGTCCGCGATCCGGTCGTCGGCCTGACGCTGACGGTCGGCGCAGGCGGAATTCTCGTGGAATTGCTTGAAGATTCCGTTGTTTTGCCGCTTCCAGCCACGAAAGCCGAGGTCCTGGAGCGGATTTCGCGGCTGAAGATCCGCAAATTGATCGAGGGTTATCGCGGCAATAAAGGCAGCAGCCTCGAAATCGTTGCCGACGCCGTCCTATCAGCGGCAGAATATGTCGTAAAGAATGCTGCAAAGCTTGAAGAACTGGACATTAATCCATTGATGGTCCTAGCAGAATCCCGCGGCGTCGTTGCCGCGGATGCCCTCATCCGGCGAAGGAGGTAG
- a CDS encoding 3-keto-5-aminohexanoate cleavage protein: MPLAMNRDVFITCAVTGAGDTVSKSSHVPITPKQIADSAIDAAKAGAAVVHCHVRDPETGAASRRNELYREVTDRIRSADIDVVLNLTAGMGGDLIFGDVESPLPLNVKGTDMAGASERVSHVAECLPEICTLDCGTMNFNLGDYVMTNTPSMLRAMAKKMTDLGVRPEIEAFDTGHLWFAKQLAEEGLIEDPVLIQLCMGIPWGAPDDLNTFMAMVNNVPKSWTFSAFSIGRNALAYPAAAILAGGNVRVGLEDNLYAGKGMLATNAQLVEKAVQVVEGMGARIIGPEDVRKKLKLTKR; encoded by the coding sequence ATGCCTCTTGCGATGAACCGCGATGTCTTCATCACCTGTGCCGTGACCGGCGCCGGCGACACGGTTTCCAAATCCAGCCATGTTCCGATCACTCCCAAGCAGATCGCCGACTCCGCGATCGACGCCGCCAAGGCTGGGGCGGCAGTGGTTCACTGCCATGTCCGCGATCCGGAAACGGGCGCTGCCAGCCGCCGCAACGAACTCTATAGGGAAGTCACGGACCGGATCCGTTCGGCCGATATCGATGTCGTCTTGAACCTGACCGCCGGCATGGGCGGCGACCTGATTTTCGGCGATGTCGAGAGCCCGCTGCCGCTGAATGTCAAGGGCACCGACATGGCAGGCGCCTCCGAGCGCGTCAGCCACGTGGCCGAATGCCTGCCGGAAATCTGCACGCTCGATTGCGGCACGATGAACTTCAATCTTGGCGACTATGTCATGACCAACACGCCCTCGATGCTAAGGGCCATGGCAAAGAAGATGACCGATCTCGGCGTGCGCCCTGAGATCGAGGCCTTCGATACCGGACATCTCTGGTTTGCCAAACAGCTTGCCGAGGAGGGCTTGATCGAGGATCCGGTCCTCATCCAGCTCTGCATGGGCATCCCTTGGGGGGCGCCCGATGACCTCAACACCTTTATGGCGATGGTCAATAACGTTCCCAAAAGCTGGACCTTCTCGGCCTTTTCCATCGGTCGCAACGCTCTCGCCTACCCGGCGGCGGCGATCCTTGCCGGCGGCAATGTCCGCGTCGGGCTGGAAGACAATCTCTATGCCGGAAAAGGCATGCTGGCGACCAATGCGCAGCTCGTCGAAAAGGCAGTGCAGGTGGTCGAGGGCATGGGCGCGCGCATCATCGGCCCCGAAGATGTCCGCAAGAAGCTGAAACTGACGAAGCGCTGA
- a CDS encoding acyl-CoA dehydrogenase family protein, whose translation MNFGLSEEQEMIVKTVRDFVETEIYPHENEVERTGIVPSEIGNEIRRKCIELGFYACNFPEEIGGAGLDHLTFTLVERELGRGSLGLTVFFGRPSGILMACEGEQRERYLMPAVRGEKIDALAITEPDAGSDMRGMKCAARQDGDDFVLNGTKHFISHADVADFVIVFAATGEEDTHRGVKKKITAFLVDRGTPGFDILKGYDSVSHRGYHNCILNFTDCRLPKSQVLGEVHRGFDLANQWLYGTRLTVAATCVGRARRVFDLALPYAAERKQFGKPIGANQGVSFKLADMITEIDAADLLTLSAAWKLDAGLPANREIASAKLYASEMLARVTDEAIQIFGGMGLMDDLPLARFWRDARVERIWDGTSEIQRHIISRDLLRPFGA comes from the coding sequence GTGAATTTCGGACTCAGCGAAGAACAAGAGATGATCGTCAAGACGGTCAGAGACTTCGTCGAGACGGAGATCTATCCGCACGAGAACGAGGTTGAACGCACCGGCATCGTGCCGTCTGAAATCGGAAACGAGATCCGGCGCAAATGTATCGAGCTCGGCTTCTATGCCTGCAATTTCCCCGAAGAGATCGGTGGTGCCGGGCTTGATCACCTAACCTTTACGCTCGTCGAACGCGAGCTTGGTCGCGGTTCCCTTGGGCTCACCGTCTTCTTCGGGCGCCCATCCGGTATCCTGATGGCCTGTGAGGGCGAGCAGCGCGAGCGCTATCTTATGCCGGCGGTGCGCGGCGAGAAAATCGATGCGCTCGCCATCACCGAACCGGATGCCGGCTCCGACATGCGTGGCATGAAGTGCGCGGCACGGCAGGATGGCGATGATTTCGTGCTCAACGGCACGAAGCATTTCATCTCGCACGCCGATGTCGCCGATTTCGTCATCGTCTTTGCCGCGACTGGTGAGGAGGATACGCATCGGGGCGTCAAGAAGAAGATCACCGCCTTCCTGGTCGACCGCGGCACACCGGGCTTCGATATTCTGAAAGGCTATGACTCGGTTTCACACCGTGGCTACCACAACTGCATTTTGAACTTCACCGATTGCCGTCTGCCGAAATCGCAGGTGCTGGGCGAAGTGCATCGCGGCTTCGATCTTGCCAATCAATGGCTCTATGGAACACGCCTGACAGTGGCCGCCACCTGCGTCGGCCGGGCTCGCCGTGTCTTCGATCTGGCCCTGCCCTATGCGGCTGAGCGCAAGCAATTCGGCAAACCGATCGGCGCCAATCAGGGCGTGTCGTTCAAGCTTGCCGACATGATCACCGAGATCGACGCTGCCGATCTGCTGACGCTGTCGGCCGCCTGGAAGCTCGATGCCGGCCTGCCCGCCAATCGCGAGATCGCGTCTGCCAAGCTCTACGCTTCGGAAATGCTTGCTCGTGTCACCGACGAGGCGATCCAGATCTTTGGCGGCATGGGATTGATGGACGACCTGCCGCTCGCCCGCTTCTGGCGCGATGCCCGTGTCGAGCGCATCTGGGACGGCACGTCCGAGATACAACGGCACATCATCAGCCGTGACCTGCTTCGGCCGTTCGGAGCATGA
- a CDS encoding carnitine 3-dehydrogenase yields the protein MTKINKAACIGGGVIGGGWIARFLLAGIDVDVYDPHPEATRIVGEVLANAEKAYAMLTGAPLPPRGKLTFRDTLEAAVAGADWIQESVPERLDLKRNVLTQIDAAAKPDALIGSSTSGLLPTDLQRDMRHPERLFVAHPYNPVYLLPLVEIVGGEKTSAATIQAAMERLPPIGMKGVHIAKEIEAFVGDRLLEALWREALWLIKDDICTVETLDDVIRYSFGLRWAQMGLFQTYRIAGGEAGMRHFLAQFGPALQWNWTKLMDVVDLDDALVEKIGQQSDEQADGLSIRELERIRDENLVGIFQSLKASHGGKGWGAGKLLKDFEQHLWAAGGGKKETLDVTRPLRLIDTKVSPAWVDYNGHMTEHRYLQVFGDTSDALLRLIGVDLNYVERGHSYYTVETHIRHLGEAKLGQAIHSTAQILASDEKRLHVFHALYDTASGDVIATAEQMLLHVDAKAGRAVAAPEEVLAKLRPIAAAHAALNTPEGAGRHVGQKR from the coding sequence ATGACCAAGATCAACAAGGCGGCCTGCATCGGCGGCGGCGTCATCGGCGGCGGATGGATCGCCCGCTTCCTGCTCGCGGGCATCGATGTCGATGTCTACGATCCGCACCCGGAGGCAACCCGCATCGTCGGCGAGGTTTTGGCGAATGCCGAAAAAGCCTATGCGATGCTCACCGGCGCACCGCTTCCGCCACGCGGCAAACTGACATTCAGGGATACGCTGGAAGCGGCCGTCGCCGGCGCCGACTGGATCCAGGAAAGCGTGCCCGAGCGGCTCGATCTCAAGCGCAATGTGCTGACGCAGATCGATGCGGCGGCAAAGCCGGATGCGCTGATCGGCTCATCCACGTCGGGGCTGCTGCCGACCGACCTGCAACGCGACATGCGTCATCCCGAGCGCCTGTTCGTCGCCCATCCCTATAATCCCGTCTATCTCCTACCGCTCGTCGAGATCGTCGGCGGCGAAAAGACCAGCGCCGCGACCATCCAGGCGGCGATGGAGCGCCTGCCGCCCATCGGCATGAAGGGCGTGCATATCGCCAAGGAGATCGAGGCTTTCGTCGGCGACCGCCTGCTGGAAGCCCTCTGGCGCGAGGCGCTGTGGCTGATCAAGGACGATATCTGCACCGTCGAGACGCTTGATGATGTCATCCGCTACTCCTTCGGCCTGCGCTGGGCGCAGATGGGCCTGTTCCAGACCTATCGCATCGCAGGCGGCGAAGCGGGCATGCGTCACTTCCTGGCGCAGTTCGGCCCTGCCCTGCAATGGAACTGGACCAAGCTGATGGATGTCGTCGATCTCGACGATGCCCTTGTCGAAAAGATCGGCCAGCAGTCGGACGAACAAGCGGATGGCCTGTCGATCCGCGAACTCGAGCGCATCCGCGACGAAAATCTCGTCGGCATCTTCCAGAGCCTCAAGGCAAGCCATGGCGGCAAGGGCTGGGGCGCCGGCAAGCTGCTGAAGGATTTCGAGCAACATCTTTGGGCAGCCGGCGGGGGCAAGAAAGAGACGCTGGACGTTACAAGACCGCTGCGCCTGATCGACACCAAGGTCAGCCCGGCATGGGTCGACTATAACGGCCACATGACCGAGCATCGCTATCTGCAGGTCTTCGGCGACACGTCGGATGCGCTGCTGCGCCTGATCGGCGTCGATCTCAATTATGTCGAGCGCGGCCATAGCTACTACACGGTGGAGACCCATATTCGCCATCTTGGCGAAGCCAAGCTCGGACAGGCCATCCATTCGACCGCGCAGATCCTCGCATCGGACGAAAAGCGGCTGCATGTCTTCCACGCGCTGTACGACACCGCGAGCGGCGACGTAATCGCCACGGCGGAACAGATGCTGTTGCATGTTGATGCGAAGGCAGGCAGAGCCGTTGCCGCACCGGAGGAGGTGCTGGCGAAGCTGAGGCCGATTGCCGCCGCGCACGCAGCCTTGAACACGCCGGAGGGAGCCGGCCGTCATGTGGGACAAAAACGCTAG
- a CDS encoding carnitinyl-CoA dehydratase: MQDPIRTRSVDGILEVIIDRPKANSIDLATSRKMGLIFRDFRDNPDLRVAIVTGAGEKFFSAGWDLKAAAAGDAVDGDYGVGGFGGLQELRDLNKPIICAVNGICCGGGLEIALSTDLIIAAPHATFALPEIRSGTVADAASIKLPKRIPHHIAMDMLLTGRWLNVEEAHRWGFVNEIVMADKLMDRTWELARLLTSGPPLVYAAIKEIVREAEGSTFQTAMNKITKRQFATVDVLYSSEDQLEGARAFAEKRAPIWKGR; encoded by the coding sequence TTGCAAGACCCCATTCGAACGCGAAGCGTGGACGGCATCCTTGAGGTCATTATCGACCGGCCGAAAGCCAACTCCATCGATCTGGCGACCAGCCGCAAGATGGGGCTGATCTTTCGCGACTTTCGCGACAATCCGGATCTGCGCGTTGCCATCGTCACCGGTGCCGGCGAGAAATTCTTTTCGGCCGGCTGGGATCTGAAGGCGGCGGCAGCCGGCGACGCGGTCGATGGCGACTACGGTGTCGGCGGCTTCGGCGGCCTGCAGGAGCTGCGCGACCTCAACAAGCCAATCATTTGCGCCGTCAACGGCATCTGTTGCGGCGGCGGGCTGGAGATCGCGCTGTCGACCGATCTTATCATCGCCGCCCCGCACGCCACTTTCGCCTTGCCCGAGATCCGCTCGGGCACCGTCGCCGACGCGGCATCGATCAAGCTGCCGAAGCGCATCCCCCATCACATTGCCATGGACATGCTGCTGACCGGTCGCTGGCTCAATGTCGAGGAGGCCCATCGCTGGGGCTTCGTCAACGAGATCGTCATGGCCGACAAGCTGATGGACAGGACTTGGGAACTGGCCCGCCTGCTCACAAGCGGGCCGCCGCTCGTCTATGCGGCGATCAAGGAAATCGTTCGTGAAGCGGAGGGTTCGACGTTCCAGACTGCCATGAACAAGATCACCAAACGGCAGTTTGCGACCGTCGACGTCCTCTATTCGAGTGAAGATCAATTGGAAGGCGCACGGGCTTTTGCGGAGAAGCGAGCCCCAATCTGGAAAGGAAGATAA
- a CDS encoding ABC transporter permease, which produces MSNLPPGTVLPGLRFKQRFPLLSLIIERCVLSIILLFAVSVLIFGGLEALPGDFATTYLGQSATPQAVANIREELGLNRPVVTRYVEWLGNAVQGDFGTSWASKNSVSEQIGKRLGNSLFLAGFAALISVPLAVCLGMLAVHYRNRVPDKIINVISLAAISLPEFFIGYLLIMFFSVKFGVATFPATVFDGMGLADRLKAIALPTATLVLVVLAHMMRMTRAAILSVMSSAYMETAELKGLSAFRAIVKHAAPNALAPIINVIALNLAYLIVGVVVVEVVFVYPGMGQYMVDAVTVRDMPVVQACGLIFAAVYIFLNMTADILAIVANPRLRHPR; this is translated from the coding sequence ATGTCCAATCTGCCCCCCGGAACCGTTTTGCCCGGGCTGAGGTTCAAGCAGCGTTTTCCGCTGCTGTCCCTGATTATCGAGCGGTGCGTGCTCAGCATCATCCTGCTCTTTGCGGTCTCCGTCCTGATTTTCGGCGGGCTCGAAGCCTTGCCCGGCGATTTCGCCACGACCTATCTTGGCCAGTCGGCAACGCCGCAGGCCGTCGCCAATATCCGCGAGGAACTCGGCCTCAATCGGCCCGTCGTCACCCGCTATGTGGAATGGCTCGGCAATGCCGTGCAGGGCGATTTCGGCACCTCCTGGGCGAGCAAGAATTCCGTCAGCGAGCAGATCGGCAAACGGCTCGGCAATTCACTCTTTCTGGCCGGCTTTGCTGCGTTGATCTCGGTGCCGCTCGCCGTCTGCCTCGGGATGCTCGCCGTCCACTATCGAAACCGCGTGCCGGACAAGATCATCAACGTCATTTCTCTGGCGGCGATCTCGCTACCGGAATTCTTCATTGGCTATCTCCTCATCATGTTCTTCTCGGTGAAATTCGGCGTCGCGACCTTTCCGGCAACGGTGTTCGACGGCATGGGCCTGGCCGACAGGCTGAAGGCGATCGCGCTTCCGACCGCGACCCTGGTTCTGGTCGTGCTTGCGCATATGATGCGCATGACCCGCGCGGCCATTCTGTCCGTCATGTCCTCGGCCTATATGGAGACGGCGGAGCTGAAGGGGCTCTCGGCCTTCCGCGCCATCGTCAAGCACGCCGCGCCCAATGCACTGGCGCCGATCATCAACGTCATCGCGCTGAACCTTGCCTATCTCATCGTCGGAGTCGTCGTCGTCGAAGTCGTCTTCGTCTATCCCGGCATGGGCCAATACATGGTCGACGCGGTGACGGTGCGCGACATGCCTGTCGTCCAGGCCTGCGGCTTGATCTTCGCCGCCGTCTACATCTTCCTCAACATGACGGCCGATATTCTGGCGATCGTCGCCAACCCGCGTCTGAGGCATCCGCGATGA
- a CDS encoding ABC transporter substrate-binding protein, whose product MNDYTKYLASRVTAGGLNRREFMGRAMAAGVTLALADKLFTESAMAAEPKRGGHLKLGLEGGAATDSKDPAKFLSQVMFCIGRCWGDMLVESHPLTGAAVPSLAESWEPSKDAATWTFKIRKGVKFHNGKDLTIDDVVATLKRHTDAKSESGALGVMKSIKEIKADGDNLVLTLTEGNADMPLLLTDYHLVIQPNGGYDDPLASIGTGPYKQVSFEPGVRATFERNKDDWRTDRGFVDSVEIICMNDATARIAALSSGQVHYINRVDPKTVDLLKRAPTVEILSTAGRGHYVFIMHCDKAPFDNNDLRLALKYAMDRETMVKKILGGYGKVGNDFPINSTYALFPEGIEQRAYDPDKAAFHYKKSGHSGSVLLRTSEVAFPGAVDAAVLYQESCKKAGINIEVKREPGDGYWTNVWNVQPFSTSYWGGRPTQDQMYSTAYLSTADWNDTRFKRPDFDKLLLQARSELDEAKRKELYRAMAMMVRDEGGVILPMFNDFVNASTKQVKGYVHDIGNDMSNGYVATRVWLDA is encoded by the coding sequence ATGAACGACTATACGAAGTATCTGGCAAGCCGCGTCACCGCGGGCGGGCTTAACCGCCGCGAATTCATGGGACGCGCCATGGCTGCGGGCGTAACTTTGGCGCTCGCCGACAAACTCTTTACCGAAAGTGCAATGGCGGCCGAGCCGAAACGCGGCGGTCATCTCAAGCTTGGCCTTGAAGGCGGTGCTGCAACCGATTCCAAGGACCCGGCGAAATTCCTGTCGCAAGTGATGTTCTGCATCGGCCGCTGCTGGGGCGACATGCTGGTGGAATCCCACCCGCTGACGGGTGCCGCCGTTCCCTCGCTCGCAGAATCCTGGGAGCCGTCGAAGGATGCGGCGACCTGGACCTTCAAGATCCGCAAGGGCGTCAAATTCCATAATGGCAAGGACCTGACGATCGACGACGTCGTCGCCACGCTCAAGCGTCATACGGATGCGAAATCGGAATCGGGCGCTCTCGGCGTCATGAAGTCGATCAAGGAGATCAAGGCTGACGGCGACAATCTCGTCCTGACGCTGACCGAGGGCAACGCCGACATGCCGTTGCTCCTGACCGACTATCACCTCGTCATCCAACCGAATGGTGGCTATGACGATCCCTTAGCCTCGATCGGCACCGGTCCCTACAAGCAGGTCAGCTTCGAGCCCGGCGTGCGCGCCACCTTCGAGCGCAACAAGGACGACTGGCGCACCGACCGCGGCTTCGTCGACAGCGTCGAAATCATCTGCATGAACGACGCGACGGCGCGTATCGCGGCGCTTTCGTCCGGACAGGTTCATTACATCAACCGCGTCGATCCGAAGACCGTGGATCTTCTGAAGCGCGCGCCGACCGTCGAAATCCTGTCCACCGCCGGTCGCGGCCACTACGTCTTCATCATGCATTGCGACAAGGCGCCCTTCGACAACAACGACCTGCGCCTGGCACTGAAATACGCCATGGATCGTGAGACCATGGTCAAGAAGATTCTCGGCGGCTACGGCAAGGTCGGTAACGACTTCCCGATCAACAGCACCTACGCCCTTTTCCCCGAAGGCATCGAGCAACGCGCCTACGATCCCGACAAGGCCGCCTTCCACTACAAGAAGTCCGGTCATAGCGGTTCCGTGCTGCTGCGAACCTCGGAAGTCGCCTTCCCCGGTGCCGTCGACGCAGCCGTCCTCTATCAGGAAAGCTGCAAGAAGGCCGGCATCAACATCGAGGTCAAGCGCGAACCGGGCGATGGCTACTGGACGAACGTCTGGAACGTCCAGCCCTTCTCCACCTCCTACTGGGGCGGACGACCGACGCAGGACCAGATGTATTCCACCGCCTATCTGTCGACGGCGGACTGGAACGACACGCGCTTCAAGCGCCCCGACTTCGACAAGCTTCTGCTACAGGCCCGCTCCGAACTGGACGAGGCCAAGCGCAAGGAGCTCTACCGCGCCATGGCGATGATGGTACGCGACGAAGGCGGCGTCATCCTGCCGATGTTCAACGATTTCGTGAACGCCTCCACCAAGCAGGTGAAGGGCTATGTCCACGATATCGGCAACGACATGTCGAACGGCTACGTCGCGACCCGCGTCTGGCTGGACGCCTGA